A genomic stretch from Edaphobacter aggregans includes:
- a CDS encoding substrate-binding domain-containing protein gives MPLPKELMAGRKTTKRLYLIPVLSKALDILELLQAENQPMTLEAIHRQTRISKTTVYRVLKTFVHRGYLSQSPDGMYRQVTRPKKMRFGFAGQSADMPFSNEVTESLRDAAASVGVDLMVLDNRYDGPTALKNADEFVRSKVDLVIEFQVEQEVAPMIGDRIAAANIPLIAIDIPHPHATYFGVDNYRVGIEAGQTLAAFAKANWEGTVQWVLGLDLQEAGPLVQSRITGAFEGVRSGIPELPVESFVRIDGRGMRDKSKKLVSDFLQRHPKDKHILIAAATDSSALGAVEAVRELKREKHVAIVGQDCIAEVISEMKKDKSPLIGSVSHEAGSYGPSLIHLGLSLLRGQTVPPYNYVAHKMVTRESLLAVE, from the coding sequence ATGCCTCTGCCCAAGGAGCTTATGGCGGGACGGAAGACGACGAAGAGACTGTATCTGATTCCAGTGCTTTCGAAGGCGCTGGATATTCTTGAATTGCTGCAGGCAGAGAATCAGCCAATGACGCTGGAGGCGATCCATCGTCAGACGCGAATCTCGAAGACGACGGTGTACCGGGTGCTGAAGACGTTTGTGCATCGAGGGTATCTGTCGCAGTCGCCGGATGGTATGTATCGACAGGTGACGCGGCCGAAGAAGATGCGGTTTGGGTTCGCGGGGCAAAGCGCGGATATGCCGTTCTCGAATGAGGTGACGGAGAGTCTGAGGGATGCGGCGGCTTCGGTGGGCGTGGATCTAATGGTGCTGGACAATCGATACGACGGACCCACGGCGTTGAAGAATGCCGACGAGTTTGTCCGGAGCAAGGTTGATCTTGTGATTGAGTTCCAGGTGGAGCAGGAGGTGGCGCCGATGATCGGCGATAGGATTGCGGCGGCGAATATTCCGCTGATCGCGATCGATATTCCGCATCCTCATGCGACTTACTTTGGGGTGGATAACTATCGGGTTGGGATTGAGGCTGGTCAGACGCTGGCGGCGTTTGCGAAGGCGAACTGGGAGGGCACCGTTCAGTGGGTGCTGGGGCTTGATCTGCAGGAGGCCGGGCCGCTGGTGCAGAGCAGAATCACGGGGGCGTTTGAGGGTGTGAGGAGCGGGATTCCGGAGCTGCCGGTGGAGTCGTTTGTGCGGATCGACGGGCGCGGAATGCGGGACAAGAGTAAGAAGCTGGTGTCGGACTTTTTGCAGCGACATCCTAAGGACAAACACATTCTGATTGCGGCGGCGACAGACTCGAGTGCGCTGGGTGCGGTGGAAGCGGTGCGAGAGCTGAAACGCGAGAAGCATGTGGCGATTGTGGGGCAGGACTGCATTGCCGAGGTGATATCGGAGATGAAGAAAGATAAGTCGCCGCTGATTGGATCTGTGTCGCATGAGGCTGGGTCGTATGGGCCGAGCCTGATTCACCTGGGGCTATCGCTGTTGCGTGGGCAGACGGTGCCGCCTTATAACTATGTGGCTCACAAGATGGTGACGCGGGAGTCGTTGCTTGCAGTTGAATAG
- a CDS encoding TIM barrel protein: protein MTVNGAGAAERDAEKIWRALDGFRIEVPSWGFANTGTRFGKFVQGGAATTIEEKFSDAGQVNALTGASPTVALHVLWDLPGGVKDVATIRELEKKYGVRSGSINPNLFQDQEYKFGSIANPSAEIRGRALAHLLDSVEIGRALGSKDVSLWIADGSNYPGTQSVRRRIEWMVEVLGATHAALGADQRMLVEYKPFEPAFYHTDIADWGMALELARRAGPKAKVLVDTGHHYQGTNIEQVVAWLLHLGALGGFHFNDRKYADDDLTLGSIDPYQVFRIFHEIVSAREDERAEVAFMIDQSHNLKGKMEAMVQTVVTAQELYAKAALIDQVRLAELQDACRLVEAEECFRGAFWQDVRPIVREWRVARGLPVDPLKALAEGGYVERVTQERSSRNARSVSSYA, encoded by the coding sequence ATGACAGTGAACGGGGCAGGCGCAGCGGAGCGGGATGCGGAGAAGATTTGGCGTGCCCTGGATGGCTTTCGGATTGAGGTGCCGTCATGGGGCTTTGCGAATACGGGGACTCGGTTTGGCAAGTTTGTGCAGGGTGGGGCGGCGACGACGATTGAAGAGAAGTTTTCCGACGCCGGGCAGGTGAATGCCCTGACGGGAGCGAGTCCGACGGTGGCGCTGCATGTGCTTTGGGACCTGCCGGGTGGGGTGAAGGATGTTGCGACGATTCGAGAGCTTGAAAAGAAGTATGGGGTGAGGTCGGGATCAATCAATCCGAACCTTTTCCAGGATCAGGAGTATAAGTTCGGGTCGATTGCCAATCCGAGTGCGGAGATACGGGGGCGGGCGCTGGCTCATTTGCTGGATTCGGTGGAGATCGGGCGGGCGCTGGGATCGAAGGATGTGTCGCTTTGGATCGCGGATGGGTCGAACTATCCGGGGACGCAGAGCGTGAGACGGCGGATTGAGTGGATGGTGGAGGTGCTAGGAGCGACGCACGCTGCTCTGGGAGCGGACCAGAGGATGCTGGTGGAGTACAAGCCGTTTGAGCCGGCTTTCTATCATACGGACATCGCGGATTGGGGGATGGCGCTGGAGTTGGCGCGTCGAGCTGGCCCGAAGGCGAAGGTGCTGGTGGATACGGGGCATCACTATCAGGGAACAAACATCGAGCAGGTAGTGGCGTGGCTGCTGCATCTGGGAGCGTTGGGTGGTTTCCACTTCAACGACCGAAAGTATGCGGATGATGATCTGACGCTGGGGTCGATCGATCCTTATCAGGTGTTCCGGATATTCCACGAGATTGTGAGTGCGAGGGAGGATGAACGTGCAGAGGTGGCGTTCATGATCGATCAGAGCCACAACCTGAAGGGCAAGATGGAGGCAATGGTCCAGACGGTCGTGACCGCTCAGGAGCTTTATGCGAAGGCTGCGCTGATCGACCAGGTGCGGTTGGCGGAGTTGCAGGATGCTTGCCGACTGGTTGAGGCGGAGGAGTGCTTCCGTGGGGCGTTCTGGCAGGATGTGCGGCCGATTGTCCGAGAGTGGAGAGTGGCACGGGGACTCCCGGTTGATCCATTGAAGGCTTTGGCAGAGGGCGGGTATGTGGAGAGGGTGACGCAGGAACGCAGCAGCAGGAATGCTCGTAGTGTTTCCAGCTATGCGTGA
- a CDS encoding lactate utilization protein C — protein sequence MATEIVTNSAARAEVLRRICAAKGGASDEAGVRAAWAGVERGYRRKASLERQAVIELLEDRLRDYDAHVVRVGRGGIAVAVGEMLAKRGKRRMVVPVGIEAELLPAGFEFVVDEGLSASELDGFDGVMTGSTVAIAETGTVVLQNVAGQGKRAATLVPDYHLCVVRVEDVVETVPEAMDRLASTAELPTTFFSGPSATADIEMTRIKGVHGPRFLDVVLTGEL from the coding sequence ATGGCAACTGAGATAGTTACAAATTCGGCTGCGAGGGCTGAGGTTTTGCGGCGGATTTGTGCGGCCAAGGGTGGGGCTAGCGATGAAGCTGGTGTGCGGGCCGCGTGGGCGGGCGTGGAGCGGGGGTATCGGCGAAAGGCTTCGCTTGAGCGGCAGGCGGTGATTGAGTTGCTGGAGGATCGGCTGAGGGATTATGACGCGCATGTTGTGCGGGTAGGTCGTGGTGGAATTGCGGTAGCTGTTGGAGAAATGCTGGCTAAACGTGGTAAGCGACGGATGGTTGTTCCGGTAGGGATTGAGGCGGAGTTGCTTCCGGCGGGATTTGAGTTTGTGGTGGATGAGGGGTTGTCGGCTTCGGAACTGGATGGGTTCGATGGGGTGATGACCGGCTCGACGGTGGCGATTGCGGAGACGGGTACGGTCGTGCTCCAGAATGTGGCGGGGCAGGGGAAACGGGCGGCTACGCTGGTCCCGGATTATCACCTTTGTGTGGTGCGGGTGGAGGATGTGGTGGAGACGGTTCCGGAGGCGATGGATCGGTTGGCGTCTACGGCTGAGTTGCCGACGACGTTCTTTTCGGGGCCTTCGGCTACGGCGGATATCGAGATGACGCGGATCAAGGGAGTACACGGGCCGAGGTTTCTCGATGTGGTGCTCACTGGGGAGCTTTGA
- a CDS encoding LutB/LldF family L-lactate oxidation iron-sulfur protein encodes MSGAVLDPTTSPAFPMAAKAAMGDTQLRKNVRHATEVIQAKRARVVDEMPDWQQLREAGKQIRQHTMENLDFYLEEFERNCTRSGGVVHWARDAAEARQIVTALVKASGSDEVIKIKSMTTEEIHLNDALEAAGIRAYETDLAELIIQLGRDQPSHIVVPALHKNRQQIREIFQREMNLPELGEKPEDLADAARRFLREKFLRVKTGVSGANFLIAETGGVCIVESEGNGRMCLTLPETLITIAGIDKVLPRYQDLEVVLQLLPRSATGERMNPYNSIWTGVRAGDGPQTFHVVLMDNARTEILADEEGRQTLNCIRCGACQNACPVYRQTGGHAYGSVYAGPIGAILTPQLQEMHHAQSLPYASSLCGACYEVCPVKINIPEVLIHLRNKVVKQNGLNAESLAMKTMGMIFRSEARFRAAQRLGRMAEAPLVRKDGQGEGWIGWLPGILGGWTQVRDLQAMPKETFREWWESRGKNGN; translated from the coding sequence ATGAGTGGAGCGGTGCTGGACCCAACGACTTCGCCTGCGTTTCCGATGGCGGCGAAGGCTGCGATGGGGGATACGCAGCTCAGGAAGAATGTTCGTCATGCTACGGAGGTGATTCAGGCTAAGCGGGCTCGTGTGGTGGACGAGATGCCGGATTGGCAGCAGTTGCGTGAGGCGGGGAAGCAGATTCGTCAGCACACGATGGAGAATCTGGATTTTTATCTGGAGGAGTTTGAACGGAACTGCACGCGATCTGGTGGGGTGGTGCATTGGGCTCGGGATGCGGCGGAGGCTCGGCAGATTGTTACTGCTCTGGTGAAGGCTTCTGGATCGGATGAGGTCATCAAGATTAAGTCGATGACGACCGAGGAGATTCATCTGAATGACGCGCTGGAGGCGGCGGGGATTCGGGCGTATGAGACGGATCTGGCAGAGCTGATTATTCAGCTGGGGCGTGATCAGCCTTCGCATATTGTGGTTCCGGCGCTGCATAAGAACCGGCAGCAGATTCGGGAGATTTTTCAACGGGAGATGAATCTGCCGGAGTTGGGTGAGAAGCCGGAGGATCTGGCGGATGCGGCTCGGCGGTTTCTGCGAGAGAAGTTTCTGCGGGTTAAGACGGGGGTTAGCGGGGCGAATTTTTTGATCGCGGAGACTGGCGGGGTTTGCATCGTCGAGAGCGAAGGCAATGGGCGAATGTGCCTGACGCTGCCAGAGACGCTGATTACGATTGCGGGGATCGATAAGGTGTTGCCGCGGTATCAGGACCTGGAGGTTGTGCTGCAGTTGTTGCCACGTTCGGCGACCGGCGAGCGGATGAATCCGTACAACTCGATTTGGACGGGCGTGCGGGCGGGGGATGGGCCGCAGACGTTTCATGTGGTGCTGATGGATAATGCGCGGACGGAGATTCTGGCGGATGAGGAGGGGCGGCAGACGCTGAATTGCATTCGGTGTGGGGCTTGCCAGAATGCTTGCCCGGTGTATCGACAGACGGGTGGGCATGCGTATGGGAGCGTGTACGCGGGGCCAATCGGTGCGATTCTGACGCCGCAGTTGCAGGAGATGCATCATGCGCAGTCGCTGCCTTATGCTTCGTCGCTGTGCGGGGCTTGCTATGAGGTTTGTCCGGTGAAGATCAATATTCCGGAGGTATTGATTCATCTGCGGAATAAGGTCGTGAAACAGAATGGGCTGAATGCCGAGTCGCTGGCGATGAAGACGATGGGGATGATCTTCCGGAGCGAGGCAAGATTCAGGGCGGCGCAACGGCTTGGGCGTATGGCCGAGGCTCCGCTGGTGCGGAAGGATGGTCAGGGTGAGGGGTGGATTGGCTGGTTGCCGGGGATTTTGGGTGGGTGGACGCAGGTGAGGGATCTGCAGGCCATGCCGAAAGAGACGTTTCGTGAGTGGTGGGAGAGCCGGGGGAAGAATGGCAACTGA
- a CDS encoding (Fe-S)-binding protein: MRVSLFITCYNDTLFPETGKAVVRVLERLGHTVEFPAGQTCCGQMHWNTGYQAEALPLVARFVEQFKGAEAVVVPSSSCVAMIRDHYPKMAASLKDEKLIAEVEALVPRVFEFSEFLTKRLELEDVGAYYPHRVTYHASCHGLRNLGLGDGPQRLLKAVRGIDLVEIEGLEQCCGFGGTFAVKNAEVSSAMLAEKTTAVLNTGAEACTACDNSCLMHIQGGLHRQRTGVKTVHLAEILAGEEGAR; this comes from the coding sequence CTGCGAGTCTCGCTGTTTATTACCTGCTACAACGACACGCTGTTTCCTGAGACTGGCAAGGCCGTAGTCAGGGTGCTGGAACGGCTGGGGCATACGGTGGAGTTTCCCGCGGGTCAGACGTGCTGCGGACAGATGCATTGGAATACAGGGTATCAGGCGGAAGCCCTGCCGCTGGTGGCCCGGTTTGTGGAGCAGTTCAAGGGGGCGGAGGCGGTGGTGGTGCCTTCTTCTTCTTGTGTGGCGATGATTCGTGATCATTATCCGAAGATGGCGGCTTCGCTGAAAGACGAGAAGCTGATTGCTGAGGTTGAGGCGCTGGTGCCTCGGGTGTTTGAGTTTTCGGAGTTTTTGACGAAGCGGTTGGAGCTGGAGGATGTGGGGGCCTATTATCCGCATCGCGTGACGTATCACGCCAGCTGCCATGGGTTGCGGAATCTTGGGTTGGGAGATGGGCCTCAGAGGCTGCTGAAGGCTGTGCGGGGGATTGATCTCGTCGAGATTGAGGGGCTGGAGCAGTGCTGTGGGTTCGGTGGGACGTTTGCCGTGAAGAACGCGGAGGTTTCGAGCGCGATGCTGGCGGAGAAGACTACGGCTGTGCTGAATACGGGGGCGGAGGCTTGTACTGCTTGCGATAACTCGTGCTTGATGCATATTCAGGGGGGTCTGCATCGGCAGCGGACGGGGGTTAAGACGGTGCATTTGGCGGAGATTCTGGCTGGGGAAGAGGGTGCGCGATGA
- a CDS encoding L-rhamnose/proton symporter RhaT — MGPNPFIGVIYHWIGGFASATNFIPFRGIKRWSWEIYWLIQGFAAWIVAPTLLGSIFVPNLFGIIHQVYVTNPKNVLLAFLFGVLWGVGGITFGLAIRYLGIALGYAIALGLCAAFGTVVPPIAHGQFGAILHSTAGQIILLGVLVCLIGVAVNGAAGVSKEREITPEEKAEAGETDYNFGKGIAIAILAGFMSSFFAFGLDAGKPIGDLARTQLLAAGRLDLWQNLPILVVVLWGGFVTNFIWSAILIFQNGSVRQFAGEPGSNPMRATHATGQTLVDFDPLDPSTYDRLAPRTLIANYIFAALAGVIWYFQFFFYSMGQTKMGKYDFSSWTLHMASIIIFATLWGLFLKEWRGTSRRTKTLVATGLFLLISSTVVVGYGNYLKANQDGIKIISTQLILSSPKTH, encoded by the coding sequence GTGGGACCTAATCCGTTTATTGGCGTTATCTATCACTGGATCGGCGGTTTCGCCTCCGCAACAAACTTCATCCCCTTCCGCGGCATCAAGCGCTGGTCGTGGGAGATCTACTGGCTCATCCAGGGCTTCGCCGCATGGATCGTCGCGCCCACCCTCCTCGGCTCGATCTTCGTCCCCAACCTATTCGGTATCATCCACCAGGTCTACGTCACGAACCCCAAAAACGTCCTGCTCGCCTTCCTCTTCGGAGTTCTCTGGGGAGTCGGCGGCATCACCTTCGGGCTCGCCATCCGTTACCTCGGCATCGCACTCGGTTATGCCATTGCGCTAGGACTCTGCGCTGCGTTCGGCACCGTCGTTCCGCCGATCGCTCATGGCCAGTTCGGTGCCATCCTCCATTCGACCGCTGGCCAGATCATCCTGCTCGGCGTCCTCGTCTGCCTCATCGGAGTAGCTGTCAACGGAGCTGCCGGCGTCTCCAAGGAGCGCGAGATCACCCCCGAAGAAAAGGCCGAGGCCGGCGAAACCGACTACAACTTCGGCAAGGGCATCGCCATCGCCATCCTTGCCGGATTCATGAGTTCCTTCTTCGCCTTCGGCCTCGACGCCGGAAAGCCCATCGGCGACCTCGCCCGCACCCAACTCCTCGCCGCAGGCAGACTGGACCTCTGGCAAAACCTCCCCATCCTCGTCGTCGTCCTCTGGGGAGGCTTCGTCACCAACTTCATCTGGTCAGCCATCCTCATCTTCCAGAACGGCTCCGTCCGCCAGTTCGCCGGCGAGCCCGGCAGCAACCCCATGCGAGCCACCCACGCCACAGGCCAGACTCTGGTCGACTTCGACCCTCTCGACCCCTCCACTTATGACCGCCTCGCCCCGCGCACACTCATCGCCAACTACATCTTCGCTGCGCTCGCCGGAGTCATCTGGTATTTCCAGTTCTTCTTCTACTCCATGGGCCAAACAAAGATGGGCAAGTACGACTTCTCCTCCTGGACCCTCCACATGGCCAGCATCATCATCTTCGCCACCCTATGGGGCCTCTTCCTCAAAGAGTGGCGCGGAACCAGCCGCCGCACCAAAACCCTGGTAGCCACCGGCCTCTTCCTCCTTATCAGTTCCACAGTCGTAGTCGGCTACGGCAACTACTTGAAAGCCAACCAGGACGGCATCAAAATCATCTCCACCCAACTAATCCTGTCAAGCCCCAAAACGCACTAA
- a CDS encoding UDP-glucose--hexose-1-phosphate uridylyltransferase, protein MNPLAQQNPHRRFNPLKREWVLVSPHRTQRPWQGQTEKTAAPPALQYDPECYLCPGNVRAGGARTDKYTSTYVFENDFAALKPDTPRFSSDEEGKGLLVAEGESGVCRVICFSPRHDLTLATMSVGGIRAVVDVWAEQSLELVSREDISYVQVFENRGAMMGASNPHPHGQIWASRSLPNEVVAEQAGQDAYLKEHGCCLLCEYRAMEVALGERVVAANDAFVAVVPFWAVWPFEVMILPDRHIADLEAMTSEERDCFSAILKEVTATYDKVFDTPFPYSMGLHPQPSDGKEHPGWHFHVHFYPPLLRSATIRKFMVGFELLGGPQRDITPESAAETLRRAALR, encoded by the coding sequence TTGAATCCACTGGCTCAGCAGAATCCTCATCGGCGGTTCAATCCCTTGAAGCGGGAGTGGGTGCTGGTTTCGCCGCATCGGACGCAGCGGCCGTGGCAGGGACAGACGGAGAAGACGGCTGCTCCACCGGCGCTGCAGTACGATCCGGAGTGCTATCTGTGTCCGGGGAATGTGCGGGCTGGCGGGGCTCGGACGGACAAGTATACGAGCACCTATGTGTTTGAAAACGACTTTGCGGCCTTGAAGCCGGACACTCCTCGATTTTCGAGCGATGAAGAGGGTAAGGGGCTGCTTGTTGCTGAGGGGGAGAGTGGGGTGTGCCGGGTGATCTGCTTTTCGCCTCGGCATGATCTGACCCTGGCGACGATGTCGGTGGGGGGGATTCGTGCGGTGGTGGATGTGTGGGCTGAGCAGTCGCTGGAGCTTGTTTCGCGGGAGGACATCTCCTACGTGCAGGTGTTTGAGAATCGCGGGGCCATGATGGGGGCCAGCAATCCGCATCCGCATGGGCAGATCTGGGCGAGCCGGTCGTTGCCGAATGAGGTTGTCGCGGAGCAAGCCGGGCAGGATGCGTATTTGAAGGAACACGGGTGCTGTCTGCTTTGCGAGTATCGGGCGATGGAGGTTGCGTTGGGGGAACGGGTGGTGGCGGCGAACGATGCGTTCGTTGCTGTGGTTCCGTTCTGGGCAGTTTGGCCCTTTGAGGTGATGATTCTTCCTGACCGGCACATCGCCGATCTAGAAGCGATGACGTCAGAGGAGCGGGATTGCTTTTCGGCGATTCTGAAGGAGGTGACGGCGACTTATGACAAGGTCTTCGATACGCCGTTTCCTTACTCGATGGGACTACATCCGCAGCCTTCCGATGGGAAGGAGCATCCAGGGTGGCATTTTCATGTTCACTTCTATCCGCCGCTGCTGCGCTCGGCTACCATCCGGAAGTTCATGGTTGGGTTTGAGTTGCTGGGCGGGCCGCAGCGGGATATCACTCCTGAGTCGGCGGCTGAGACGCTGCGGCGGGCTGCTTTGCGGTAG
- the galK gene encoding galactokinase gives MRVDDEQALRAHRQRFDRNGQLFSAPARVNLIGEHTDYTGGFVLPMAIDFRTAAVVSPREDGRAVFYSANFEEEASFEIASLGRARGEWSDYPAGVLWCLLQEGIDVGGFSLTLMGNVPLGAGLSSSASIEVATAMALLGHAGVTLPMEKIATLCRRAENEYVGAKSGIMDQFVVTGAVAHRAMLLDCRSLEFELLPLPEQERVVICNSMVKHDVAAGEYGDRSDEVEAGQAVLRRERKGIELLRDATLEDLEACRGKMTPESFARCRHIITENARVIAAREALLDGDMERFGKLMVEAHASMRDDFAASCAEVDTLVEIAMRQSGCFGARITGGGFGGCTVNVVSVEKTEQFVEAVRREYAAATGIEAQCFVCEPSDGAIALAAKVGAA, from the coding sequence ATGAGGGTGGATGACGAGCAGGCGCTGCGGGCGCATCGACAGCGGTTTGATCGAAATGGGCAGTTGTTTTCGGCGCCGGCGCGTGTGAATTTAATTGGAGAACATACGGACTATACGGGTGGGTTCGTGTTGCCCATGGCGATTGACTTCCGCACGGCGGCTGTCGTCAGTCCGCGTGAGGATGGCAGGGCTGTGTTCTACTCGGCCAACTTTGAAGAAGAAGCCTCTTTTGAGATTGCTTCGCTGGGACGTGCGCGAGGGGAGTGGAGCGACTACCCGGCGGGGGTGCTGTGGTGCCTGTTGCAGGAGGGGATTGACGTGGGGGGCTTCAGCTTGACGTTGATGGGGAATGTGCCGCTGGGGGCCGGACTGAGCTCATCCGCCTCGATTGAGGTGGCCACGGCGATGGCCTTGCTGGGGCATGCGGGGGTGACGCTGCCGATGGAGAAGATCGCCACGCTTTGCCGCAGAGCCGAGAACGAGTATGTGGGGGCCAAGAGCGGGATCATGGACCAGTTTGTGGTGACGGGTGCGGTGGCGCATCGCGCGATGTTGCTGGACTGCCGATCGCTGGAGTTTGAGTTACTGCCTCTGCCCGAGCAGGAGCGCGTCGTGATCTGCAACTCTATGGTTAAGCATGACGTGGCGGCGGGGGAGTATGGGGATCGGAGTGACGAGGTCGAGGCTGGGCAGGCGGTGTTGCGCCGAGAACGCAAGGGAATTGAGCTGCTGCGTGATGCGACGCTTGAGGATCTGGAGGCTTGTAGAGGGAAGATGACTCCGGAGAGCTTTGCGCGATGCAGGCACATCATTACCGAGAATGCGCGGGTGATAGCGGCTCGGGAGGCTTTGCTGGATGGGGATATGGAGCGGTTCGGGAAGTTGATGGTTGAGGCTCATGCGAGCATGCGGGATGATTTCGCCGCAAGTTGCGCCGAGGTGGATACGCTGGTCGAGATTGCAATGCGGCAATCGGGGTGTTTTGGAGCGCGGATTACGGGGGGCGGGTTTGGGGGCTGTACTGTGAATGTGGTGAGTGTAGAGAAGACGGAGCAGTTCGTGGAGGCAGTGCGGCGCGAGTATGCCGCGGCTACTGGGATCGAAGCGCAGTGCTTTGTGTGTGAGCCTTCCGATGGTGCGATTGCGCTGGCGGCGAAGGTGGGGGCAGCTTGA